Part of the Sphingobium lignivorans genome is shown below.
ATGAGCTGGCCAATGCGACCGGGGCGCTGCGGCCGGCGCTGCTCGACGCGCGCGTGGCGCATGCGCGACAGACGCTGTCTGCGACACGCCTCACGCCCGCCCTGCTGGAGCGCCGGCTCGCCGATGCCCATCGCCAGTTCGACGCGCTCTGGCGACTGGCGCAGTCGCTCAACCCCGATGCCCCACTCAAACGGGGCTTCGCGCGGGTGATGGCGAACGGCGCGCTGGTGCGGACGAGTACCGAAGCGCTGGCTGCCCGCCACGTGATGCTCAAGTTCCATGATGGCGAGATCGCTGCCGTGACCGGCGGGGGGGAGGAGACGCCAAGGGCGCCCGCCGCCACCGTCAATGCCACGTCAGGCGCCCCGCGTTCCACCGGCGGAACGCGCGCCCGCAAGTCCGATCCGCCCCCCGGAGCACAAAGCGACCTGTTCGACTGATCTCATGAGCCAATCGGCGGACCGACCTTGCATCGGCCGGGCGCTATGGGCCATGGTGACGGCATGATTGCCTCGCGCCATCGCATCGGTTCCGTCCGACGCTGCCTGCTCATGCTGCCAGTCTTACTCGCAAGCTGCGTCTCACCGGGCGGAGGCCCCCGCGTATCCGCCCCGCCGATGCGGATGCCCGCCCCCGTATCGCCACCCGCCTCTGCGCCCGTACCCGCTGGCCCAGAAAGACTTCAGCTCCGGGGAGAGGCGCGGCAAGGCGGCCTCATGCGTGGCCTCGTGCCCGCAGGCACCCGCATGCTGATGCTCGACGGCGCACCCGTGCCTTTCGACGCGGAAGGCAATTTCATCATCGCCTTTGATCGGGATGCCCCCGCCGCTGCCACGCTGGTCGCGACCCTGGCGAACGGCGAGACGCAGACGCGTACGTTCGGCGTCACCCCCGGAGAGTGGCGGATCGAGCACATCAATGCCTCCATCAGCGCGGGCGTCCCCAGCGAGGAATTTCAGCGCCGCCGTGCCGGCGAACTAGCGCGAATTGCAGCGGCCCGCGCGCGAGACAACCGCAGCGAGGGCTGGCGGCAAGGCTTCATCTGGCCCGTCAAGGCGCGGATATCGGGCGTGTTCGGATCCCAGCGCATCTATCGCGGCACGCCGGGAAGCTACCATAGCGGGCTGGACCTCGCTGGCGGCGCGGGCACCGTCTATGTCGCGCCCGCCGATGGCGTGGTGACCCTCGCGGTCGACGAACCTTTCACCCTGGAAGGCCGGCTGCTGATGA
Proteins encoded:
- a CDS encoding M23 family metallopeptidase, coding for MRGLVPAGTRMLMLDGAPVPFDAEGNFIIAFDRDAPAAATLVATLANGETQTRTFGVTPGEWRIEHINASISAGVPSEEFQRRRAGELARIAAARARDNRSEGWRQGFIWPVKARISGVFGSQRIYRGTPGSYHSGLDLAGGAGTVYVAPADGVVTLAVDEPFTLEGRLLMIDHGMGLNSAFLHSERLLVKEGDVVRQGQPIGIIGATGRVTGPHLHWSMKWGPARIDPRPLLPTE